In Candidatus Margulisiibacteriota bacterium, a single genomic region encodes these proteins:
- a CDS encoding type 1 glutamine amidotransferase, with amino-acid sequence MRIHYLQHVPFEDLAAIKPWAESKEIVLSRTCLFDGEPFPDVNDIDGLIIVGGPMGVYEENKYPWMHEEKKYIETAIKKDKKVLGICLGAQLIANVLGAKVYKNKYKEIGWFDIKLTGQAKTSKLFKSFPDTFKVFQWHGDTFDTPTGVKNLASSIACKNQAFEYNRGQVAALQFHIESSTGSIKYLLQNCNDELIKDSYIQSSKEIQAGINYIKENNRLMTEFLTHLLIEP; translated from the coding sequence ATGCGTATTCACTATCTTCAACATGTGCCCTTTGAAGACCTGGCAGCGATTAAACCCTGGGCAGAGAGTAAGGAAATAGTCCTAAGCCGAACCTGCCTGTTTGACGGAGAGCCTTTCCCGGATGTTAATGATATTGATGGTTTGATAATTGTTGGCGGACCTATGGGGGTGTATGAAGAAAATAAGTATCCCTGGATGCATGAGGAAAAAAAATACATAGAAACAGCCATTAAAAAAGATAAAAAAGTTTTAGGCATTTGCCTCGGGGCCCAACTAATTGCCAATGTTCTTGGAGCTAAAGTTTATAAAAATAAATATAAAGAAATAGGTTGGTTTGACATAAAACTTACAGGACAGGCTAAAACCTCGAAGCTTTTTAAAAGTTTTCCTGATACGTTTAAGGTTTTTCAATGGCATGGGGATACTTTTGATACTCCTACTGGAGTAAAAAATCTGGCTAGTTCCATAGCCTGTAAGAATCAGGCCTTCGAGTATAACAGAGGGCAAGTTGCGGCGCTTCAATTTCATATTGAGTCATCAACTGGCAGCATTAAATATTTATTACAAAATTGTAATGATGAACTTATAAAGGACAGCTATATTCAGTCCTCTAAAGAAATTCAGGCTGGAATAAATTATATAAAAGAAAACAACCGCTTAATGACTGAATTTTTAACACACCTTTTAATAGAACCTTAA
- a CDS encoding YitT family protein has protein sequence MKSDKFNFTNEILNLLFLITAGLSASFGLKSFLIPNKFLDGGVTGISLLIYFLTKMDLVLLIAVINIPFIILGYILISRGFALRTLLAIIILDGCLLFIRYPIITSDKFLVAIFGGIFLGGGVGLAIRGSCVIDGTEVLALLISLKTRWMVGSVILFLNILIFSLAALLVNIETALYAMLTYFVASKTVDFIVHGIEEYTGVTIISDCSDQIRRHIIDTMQRGVTLYKGKRGLNDKEFDIIYTVITRLEIPKLIYQITQIDQNAFIIQQSISDTQGGLIKSRPIITKQVRQKGS, from the coding sequence ATGAAGTCTGATAAATTTAATTTTACCAACGAAATTCTTAACTTGCTTTTTCTTATAACCGCTGGTTTGTCTGCAAGTTTTGGCTTGAAAAGTTTTTTGATCCCCAATAAATTCCTGGATGGTGGAGTAACAGGGATTTCGCTTTTGATATATTTTTTAACCAAAATGGACCTGGTGCTGCTGATTGCGGTTATTAACATACCCTTTATAATTTTAGGATATATTTTAATCTCCAGAGGTTTTGCTCTCAGGACTTTATTGGCAATTATCATTTTAGACGGCTGTCTGCTTTTTATAAGATATCCCATTATAACTTCAGATAAATTTTTGGTCGCTATTTTCGGAGGTATTTTTTTGGGCGGTGGAGTTGGTCTGGCAATACGTGGTAGCTGTGTGATAGATGGCACAGAGGTTCTGGCTCTTTTAATCAGCCTAAAAACCCGCTGGATGGTAGGTAGCGTAATATTGTTTCTAAATATTTTAATTTTTAGTCTTGCCGCCTTGCTTGTTAATATTGAAACAGCCCTTTATGCCATGCTGACATATTTTGTAGCATCTAAAACTGTAGATTTTATAGTACATGGAATTGAAGAGTATACAGGAGTGACCATTATTTCAGATTGTAGCGACCAGATCAGACGTCATATAATTGATACAATGCAAAGAGGGGTTACTTTGTATAAAGGAAAAAGAGGCCTTAATGATAAGGAATTTGATATCATCTATACGGTTATTACCAGGTTGGAAATACCCAAGCTTATTTATCAGATTACCCAGATTGACCAAAATGCTTTTATTATTCAGCAAAGTATCAGCGATACCCAGGGGGGCCTCATCAAGTCACGGCCTATAATAACAAAACAGGTCCGACAAAAAGGTAGCTGA